A region from the Acanthopagrus latus isolate v.2019 chromosome 8, fAcaLat1.1, whole genome shotgun sequence genome encodes:
- the tnnt3a gene encoding troponin T type 3a (skeletal, fast) isoform X2, with translation MSDTEEVDQVEAVEEEVVEEVEVAPEAAPEPEPEPEPEPEPEPEPVVEPEPEPEPEPEPEPEPEEEKPKFKPSAPKIPDGEKVDFDDIQKKRQNKDLVELQALIDAHFECRKKEEEELIALKDRIEKRRAERAEQQRVRAEKEKERQARREEERRIREEADAKKKADEDAKKKSALSSMGSNYSSHLQRADQKRGGKKETEREKKKKILAARRKQLNIDHLNEDKLKDKINELHEWMVQLESEKFDHMERLKRQKYEVTTLRKRVEELSKFSKKGAAARRRK, from the exons ATGTCTGACACTGAGGAAGT TGATCAGGTCGAGG CTGTAGAAGAGGAGGTAGTAGAGGAAGTAGAGGTGGCCCCTGAGGCGGCCCCTGAGCcagagccagaaccagaaccagagccagagccagaaccagaaccagtgGTAGAACcagagccagaaccagaaccagagccagagcctgagcctgagcctgaaG AGGAGAAGCCAAAGTTCAA GCCCAGCGCTCCCAAGATCCCTGATGGTGAGAAAGTGGACTTTGAT GACATCCAGAAGAAACGTCAGAACAAGGACCTGGTTGAGCTGCAGGCCCTCATCGATGCCCACTTTGAGtgcaggaagaaggaggaggaggagctgatcGCCCTCAAGGACAGGATT GAGAAGCGTCGTGCCGAGAGGGCCGAGCAGCAGAGGGTCCGTgctgagaaggagaaggagcgCCAGGCGAGACGTGAG GAGGAGAGGCGGATCAGGGAGGAGGCTGACGCCAAGAAGAAGGCTGATGAGGATGCCAAGAAGAAGTCGGCTCTGTCCAGCATGGGCTCCAACTACAGCAGCCACCTGCAGAGA GCCGACCAGAAGAGAGGAGGCAagaaagagactgagagagagaagaagaagaagatcctGGCCGCCAGACGCAAGCAGCTGAACATCGACCATCTGAACGAGGACAAGCTAAA GGACAAGATCAACGAGCTGCATGAATGGATGGTCCAGCTGGAGTCTGAGAAGTTCGACCACATGGAGAGACTGAAGAGGCAGAAGTACGAG GTTACAACCCTGCGTAAGAGAGTTGAGGAGCTCAGTAAATT
- the tnnt3a gene encoding troponin T type 3a (skeletal, fast) isoform X4: MSDTEEVDQVEEEKPKFKPSAPKIPDGEKVDFDDIQKKRQNKDLVELQALIDAHFECRKKEEEELIALKDRIEKRRAERAEQQRVRAEKEKERQARREEERRIREEADAKKKADEDAKKKSALSSMGSNYSSHLQRADQKRGGKKETEREKKKKILAARRKQLNIDHLNEDKLKDKINELHEWMVQLESEKFDHMERLKRQKYEVTTLRKRVEELSKFSKKGAAARRRK, from the exons ATGTCTGACACTGAGGAAGT TGATCAGGTCGAGG AGGAGAAGCCAAAGTTCAA GCCCAGCGCTCCCAAGATCCCTGATGGTGAGAAAGTGGACTTTGAT GACATCCAGAAGAAACGTCAGAACAAGGACCTGGTTGAGCTGCAGGCCCTCATCGATGCCCACTTTGAGtgcaggaagaaggaggaggaggagctgatcGCCCTCAAGGACAGGATT GAGAAGCGTCGTGCCGAGAGGGCCGAGCAGCAGAGGGTCCGTgctgagaaggagaaggagcgCCAGGCGAGACGTGAG GAGGAGAGGCGGATCAGGGAGGAGGCTGACGCCAAGAAGAAGGCTGATGAGGATGCCAAGAAGAAGTCGGCTCTGTCCAGCATGGGCTCCAACTACAGCAGCCACCTGCAGAGA GCCGACCAGAAGAGAGGAGGCAagaaagagactgagagagagaagaagaagaagatcctGGCCGCCAGACGCAAGCAGCTGAACATCGACCATCTGAACGAGGACAAGCTAAA GGACAAGATCAACGAGCTGCATGAATGGATGGTCCAGCTGGAGTCTGAGAAGTTCGACCACATGGAGAGACTGAAGAGGCAGAAGTACGAG GTTACAACCCTGCGTAAGAGAGTTGAGGAGCTCAGTAAATT
- the tnnt3a gene encoding troponin T type 3a (skeletal, fast) isoform X3 has protein sequence MSDTEEVDQVEEYDEEKPKFKPSAPKIPDGEKVDFDDIQKKRQNKDLVELQALIDAHFECRKKEEEELIALKDRIEKRRAERAEQQRVRAEKEKERQARREEERRIREEADAKKKADEDAKKKSALSSMGSNYSSHLQRADQKRGGKKETEREKKKKILAARRKQLNIDHLNEDKLKDKINELHEWMVQLESEKFDHMERLKRQKYEVTTLRKRVEELSKFSKKGAAARRRK, from the exons ATGTCTGACACTGAGGAAGT TGATCAGGTCGAGG AATACGATG AGGAGAAGCCAAAGTTCAA GCCCAGCGCTCCCAAGATCCCTGATGGTGAGAAAGTGGACTTTGAT GACATCCAGAAGAAACGTCAGAACAAGGACCTGGTTGAGCTGCAGGCCCTCATCGATGCCCACTTTGAGtgcaggaagaaggaggaggaggagctgatcGCCCTCAAGGACAGGATT GAGAAGCGTCGTGCCGAGAGGGCCGAGCAGCAGAGGGTCCGTgctgagaaggagaaggagcgCCAGGCGAGACGTGAG GAGGAGAGGCGGATCAGGGAGGAGGCTGACGCCAAGAAGAAGGCTGATGAGGATGCCAAGAAGAAGTCGGCTCTGTCCAGCATGGGCTCCAACTACAGCAGCCACCTGCAGAGA GCCGACCAGAAGAGAGGAGGCAagaaagagactgagagagagaagaagaagaagatcctGGCCGCCAGACGCAAGCAGCTGAACATCGACCATCTGAACGAGGACAAGCTAAA GGACAAGATCAACGAGCTGCATGAATGGATGGTCCAGCTGGAGTCTGAGAAGTTCGACCACATGGAGAGACTGAAGAGGCAGAAGTACGAG GTTACAACCCTGCGTAAGAGAGTTGAGGAGCTCAGTAAATT
- the tnnt3a gene encoding troponin T type 3a (skeletal, fast) isoform X1 — MSDTEEVDQVEEYDAVEEEVVEEVEVAPEAAPEPEPEPEPEPEPEPEPVVEPEPEPEPEPEPEPEPEEEKPKFKPSAPKIPDGEKVDFDDIQKKRQNKDLVELQALIDAHFECRKKEEEELIALKDRIEKRRAERAEQQRVRAEKEKERQARREEERRIREEADAKKKADEDAKKKSALSSMGSNYSSHLQRADQKRGGKKETEREKKKKILAARRKQLNIDHLNEDKLKDKINELHEWMVQLESEKFDHMERLKRQKYEVTTLRKRVEELSKFSKKGAAARRRK; from the exons ATGTCTGACACTGAGGAAGT TGATCAGGTCGAGG AATACGATG CTGTAGAAGAGGAGGTAGTAGAGGAAGTAGAGGTGGCCCCTGAGGCGGCCCCTGAGCcagagccagaaccagaaccagagccagagccagaaccagaaccagtgGTAGAACcagagccagaaccagaaccagagccagagcctgagcctgagcctgaaG AGGAGAAGCCAAAGTTCAA GCCCAGCGCTCCCAAGATCCCTGATGGTGAGAAAGTGGACTTTGAT GACATCCAGAAGAAACGTCAGAACAAGGACCTGGTTGAGCTGCAGGCCCTCATCGATGCCCACTTTGAGtgcaggaagaaggaggaggaggagctgatcGCCCTCAAGGACAGGATT GAGAAGCGTCGTGCCGAGAGGGCCGAGCAGCAGAGGGTCCGTgctgagaaggagaaggagcgCCAGGCGAGACGTGAG GAGGAGAGGCGGATCAGGGAGGAGGCTGACGCCAAGAAGAAGGCTGATGAGGATGCCAAGAAGAAGTCGGCTCTGTCCAGCATGGGCTCCAACTACAGCAGCCACCTGCAGAGA GCCGACCAGAAGAGAGGAGGCAagaaagagactgagagagagaagaagaagaagatcctGGCCGCCAGACGCAAGCAGCTGAACATCGACCATCTGAACGAGGACAAGCTAAA GGACAAGATCAACGAGCTGCATGAATGGATGGTCCAGCTGGAGTCTGAGAAGTTCGACCACATGGAGAGACTGAAGAGGCAGAAGTACGAG GTTACAACCCTGCGTAAGAGAGTTGAGGAGCTCAGTAAATT
- the lsp1a gene encoding non-muscle caldesmon isoform X2, whose translation MQVLLFCSSVSCSTHLSTCPPVHLSSAPELLASPRIPAEPQQTTASSFRPAVGPREAHKDAETLPRGRTCRSGTSGHSKRETRRRRRRRRVRRRRKEANMSNALLRRNSSKQGLQNLMRLTAQRSIEDAEEVERERRRRAREASRWSNGGSLPGDVSPESETPAEENMYDGDLKPNSSPSLEEDEGFSDWTQRRERRRQQRLQELSQGGEEDEEEEEVPINKAVKSVQASRLQRQEQVDRSKMEVETETERERRKEREEEAIRAERVRREKEREEEEKKRKSEEAMARRREEIQRPNTEVEKRKEVKISYTSKVVLQHEPKHNNAIRDATNEEVTSYVNKTRRSISRAKEPEEAQAILETEQRLEKIRLSLQQKESQELEQLRHRQAEAEQELEELKRRREDRRRVREEEERRREEEEQLRLAKEEEERTRMKRDIERRRMEAAERMKSLSMSSVDGDEMFSPISPKTPTHKITERTESLNRSLKKSNSFKKTQTLVLLPKIDDKMEQYAHAVESAQESRAVKASLSDLPSSPEVVASKKNLFEAGEAWSQSPTRGATCKDAEGLKVGVAGLITQWVKGPSDGSRQSLCRPTDVKPGDVMQKKNMWEGIRDSSGRTGQRSKTSAVGKKYKFVVTGHGKYEKIPVDDEDSQEFTNGKSDLYHDY comes from the exons ACCCTTCCGAGGGGCCGGACCTGTAGATCGGGAACCAGCGGGCACAGCAAG AGGGAgacgaggagaagaagaagaagaagaagagttagaagaagaagaaaagaggccAACATGTCCAACGCTCTGCTGAGGAGAAACTCCAGCAAACAGGGTTTACAGAACCTGATGAG gcTGACGGCTCAGAGGAGCATCGAGGACGccgaggaggtggagagggagcgCCGTCGACGAGCTCGGGAGGCTTCACGCTGGTCCAACGGCGGCTCGCTGCCCGGAGACGTTTCGCCTGAGAGCGAAACGCCGGCAGAAGAGAACAT GTACGACGGCGACTTGAAGCCGAACAGCTCTCCATCTCTGGAGGAGGACGAAGGCTTCAGCGACTGGACCCAACGCcgagagagacggaggcagCAGCGCCTGCAGGAGCTCAGCCAGGGAggcgaggaggacgaggaggaagaggaggtgccGATAAACAAAGCTGTAAAGTCCGTCCAGGCCAGCCGGCTGCAGAGACAAGAGCAGGTAGACAGGAGCAAGATGGAGGTGGAGacggagacggagagggagaggaggaaggaacgCGAGGAGGAGGCGATTCGAGctgagagggtgaggagggagaaagagagggaggaggaggagaagaagaggaagagcgAGGAGGCGATggccaggaggagggaggagattcAAAGACCGAACACAGAG gtggagaaaagaaaagaagttaAAATCTCCTACACGTCTAAAGTTGTCCTCCAACACGAGCCCAAACACAACAACGCCATCAGAGACGCGACCAACGAGGAAGTGACGTCATACGTGAACAAGACAAGAAGATCCATCAG CAGAGCCAAGGAGCCGGAGGAGGCGCAGGCCATCCTGGAGACGGAGCAGCGTCTGGAGAAGATCCGGCTGAGCCTCCAGCAGAAGGAGAGccaggagctggagcagctgagacACCGGCAGGCCGAGGCcgagcaggagctggaggagctgaagaggaggagggaggacagacgaAGAGTCCGCGAGGAAGAGGAGCgtcggagggaggaggaggagcagctgcgGCTCGCCAAGGAGGAG gaggagaggacgaggatgaagagggacatcgagaggaggaggatggaggcagcagagaggatgaagagtCTGAGTATGTCCAGCGTGGACGGAGATGAGATGTTCAGTCCCATCAGCCCCAAAACTCCCACGCACAAG atcacagagaggacagagtcGCTGAACCGCTCGCTGAAGAAAAG TAACAGCTTCAAGAAGACGCAGACGCTCGTCCTGCTGCCCAAGATCGACGACAAGATGGAGCAGTACGCACACGCTGTGgag agCGCTCAGGAGTCCCGGGCAGTGAAGGCATCACTGAGCGACCTGCCCAGCTCACCGGAGGTCGTCGCCTCCAAGAAAAACCTGTTTGAGGCCGGAGAGGCCTGGAGCCAGAGTCCCACCAGGGGAGCTACCTGCAAG GACGCTGAGGGGCTGAAGGTGGGCGTGGCCGGCCTGATCACTCAGTGGGTGAAGGGTCCGTCTGACGGCAGCAGACAGTCACTCTGCAGACCGACT GACGTGAAGCCCGGAGACGtgatgcagaagaagaacatgTGGGAGGGGATCAGAGACTCGTCGGGTCGAACCGGGCAGAGATCCaag ACCTCAGCAGTtggtaaaaagtacaaatttgTCGTCACTGGTCACGGAAAATATGAGAAGATCCCCGTTGACGACGAGGACAGTCAAGAGTTCACCAACGGAAAGTCTG ATTTATATCAcgactactga
- the lsp1a gene encoding non-muscle caldesmon isoform X4 — translation MESGARETRRRRRRRRVRRRRKEANMSNALLRRNSSKQGLQNLMRLTAQRSIEDAEEVERERRRRAREASRWSNGGSLPGDVSPESETPAEENMYDGDLKPNSSPSLEEDEGFSDWTQRRERRRQQRLQELSQGGEEDEEEEEVPINKAVKSVQASRLQRQEQVDRSKMEVETETERERRKEREEEAIRAERVRREKEREEEEKKRKSEEAMARRREEIQRPNTEVEKRKEVKISYTSKVVLQHEPKHNNAIRDATNEEVTSYVNKTRRSISRAKEPEEAQAILETEQRLEKIRLSLQQKESQELEQLRHRQAEAEQELEELKRRREDRRRVREEEERRREEEEQLRLAKEEEERTRMKRDIERRRMEAAERMKSLSMSSVDGDEMFSPISPKTPTHKITERTESLNRSLKKSNSFKKTQTLVLLPKIDDKMEQYAHAVESAQESRAVKASLSDLPSSPEVVASKKNLFEAGEAWSQSPTRGATCKDAEGLKVGVAGLITQWVKGPSDGSRQSLCRPTDVKPGDVMQKKNMWEGIRDSSGRTGQRSKTSAVGKKYKFVVTGHGKYEKIPVDDEDSQEFTNGKSDLYHDY, via the exons AGGGAgacgaggagaagaagaagaagaagaagagttagaagaagaagaaaagaggccAACATGTCCAACGCTCTGCTGAGGAGAAACTCCAGCAAACAGGGTTTACAGAACCTGATGAG gcTGACGGCTCAGAGGAGCATCGAGGACGccgaggaggtggagagggagcgCCGTCGACGAGCTCGGGAGGCTTCACGCTGGTCCAACGGCGGCTCGCTGCCCGGAGACGTTTCGCCTGAGAGCGAAACGCCGGCAGAAGAGAACAT GTACGACGGCGACTTGAAGCCGAACAGCTCTCCATCTCTGGAGGAGGACGAAGGCTTCAGCGACTGGACCCAACGCcgagagagacggaggcagCAGCGCCTGCAGGAGCTCAGCCAGGGAggcgaggaggacgaggaggaagaggaggtgccGATAAACAAAGCTGTAAAGTCCGTCCAGGCCAGCCGGCTGCAGAGACAAGAGCAGGTAGACAGGAGCAAGATGGAGGTGGAGacggagacggagagggagaggaggaaggaacgCGAGGAGGAGGCGATTCGAGctgagagggtgaggagggagaaagagagggaggaggaggagaagaagaggaagagcgAGGAGGCGATggccaggaggagggaggagattcAAAGACCGAACACAGAG gtggagaaaagaaaagaagttaAAATCTCCTACACGTCTAAAGTTGTCCTCCAACACGAGCCCAAACACAACAACGCCATCAGAGACGCGACCAACGAGGAAGTGACGTCATACGTGAACAAGACAAGAAGATCCATCAG CAGAGCCAAGGAGCCGGAGGAGGCGCAGGCCATCCTGGAGACGGAGCAGCGTCTGGAGAAGATCCGGCTGAGCCTCCAGCAGAAGGAGAGccaggagctggagcagctgagacACCGGCAGGCCGAGGCcgagcaggagctggaggagctgaagaggaggagggaggacagacgaAGAGTCCGCGAGGAAGAGGAGCgtcggagggaggaggaggagcagctgcgGCTCGCCAAGGAGGAG gaggagaggacgaggatgaagagggacatcgagaggaggaggatggaggcagcagagaggatgaagagtCTGAGTATGTCCAGCGTGGACGGAGATGAGATGTTCAGTCCCATCAGCCCCAAAACTCCCACGCACAAG atcacagagaggacagagtcGCTGAACCGCTCGCTGAAGAAAAG TAACAGCTTCAAGAAGACGCAGACGCTCGTCCTGCTGCCCAAGATCGACGACAAGATGGAGCAGTACGCACACGCTGTGgag agCGCTCAGGAGTCCCGGGCAGTGAAGGCATCACTGAGCGACCTGCCCAGCTCACCGGAGGTCGTCGCCTCCAAGAAAAACCTGTTTGAGGCCGGAGAGGCCTGGAGCCAGAGTCCCACCAGGGGAGCTACCTGCAAG GACGCTGAGGGGCTGAAGGTGGGCGTGGCCGGCCTGATCACTCAGTGGGTGAAGGGTCCGTCTGACGGCAGCAGACAGTCACTCTGCAGACCGACT GACGTGAAGCCCGGAGACGtgatgcagaagaagaacatgTGGGAGGGGATCAGAGACTCGTCGGGTCGAACCGGGCAGAGATCCaag ACCTCAGCAGTtggtaaaaagtacaaatttgTCGTCACTGGTCACGGAAAATATGAGAAGATCCCCGTTGACGACGAGGACAGTCAAGAGTTCACCAACGGAAAGTCTG ATTTATATCAcgactactga